Proteins encoded together in one Coffea arabica cultivar ET-39 chromosome 2c, Coffea Arabica ET-39 HiFi, whole genome shotgun sequence window:
- the LOC140035150 gene encoding EG45-like domain containing protein has product MDLLRFKFVLISIFSLAKINLVLGHIGTATSYNPPYTPTKCGGNRNDQFPAGNLFVAVSEGLWDNGAACGRRYRLRCLSGSNKPCRDIGTTIDVRVVDFCPRRPCPSTIVLSSDAFAAISRNPDAKINIEYIQI; this is encoded by the exons ATGGATCTCCTACGCTTCAAATTTGTCTTAATCAGCATATTCAGTCTGGCTAAAATAAACTTAGTCCTTGGACACATTGGCACTGCCACTTCTTACAATCCTCCATATACCC CCACCAAGTGCGGGGGAAACAGAAATGATCAGTTTCCAGCAGGAAATCTGTTCGTTGCTGTGAGTGAAGGGCTGTGGGATAACGGGGCTGCATGCGGCAGACGCTACAGATTAAGATGCTTGAGCGGCAGCAACAAGCCATGCAGAGATATTGGCACCACCATCGACGTTAGGGTGGTGGATTTCTGCCCAAGACGCCCATGCCCTTCCACCATTGTTTTGTCTAGTGATGCTTTTGCAGCTATCTCCCGCAACCCTGATGCCAAAATCAACATTGAATACATCCA GATATGA